Proteins from a single region of Argiope bruennichi chromosome 6, qqArgBrue1.1, whole genome shotgun sequence:
- the LOC129971559 gene encoding zinc finger protein 721-like, protein METKKKSLNMASLKNLPTTEKRCNKCGFVTFCLRVLYSHRYKCEGKLLGSLICCYCKRKFNYLSLFKTHRKTCVKFHHNKKLLYKPKFKNLIAKKCRKSNEERDPSKLSIISCADCLKIFSSKQDYDVHVKKGFCELKNLVKKQTFSARKSFSKVQPEIEECLSDVDAFPLNDSLPFSMSVKKKRFVSELPVSGVSCKWCKNIYPTKEILQKHLKKNYQCALQQNSFTPYKETYKARKSFGSKEPVVARKSFSHMTPRIILPSFSYTPSGGSARKSLSNSKKRFLKNLRSPSMSTMTVLNQCPICYVSFSDSFEFFQHQKRLNHWGKATKSINSFCKCPFCEKQFFHIRARNAHLRNHADKSVEEIESFLKSSTCNICSKIFVSETAKYQHMKLEHSKSLFDIDSKENRNNKQSLLPLVIKQKLKEYPNTCPICSKNFPSTFSRDKHFKKKHLDSELECKFCPQRYNSVEDLEYHMQKAHYNSFKFECLACKINLATAPHVVLHVTKLHADQDPKKIIRSRDNDSALFDEQGFSSYMPRNNRNKQAEFYCDICKVSFQRLCGLQSHRQSKSHRDTVVKNLDSMHKSLSDLPPSPPPVPKKKVKHPEILTCSECLEEFTTVKDFVPHRLSHFGVHGKYLKINEENLYTCEICGEVSNSHSKVQLHLFWHLQVESTSTEKNPVTVKGKNDPIVPDRLSGQHVAKKSFAKQNSESQQEVVIGGVKKPLFTCENCNIGFTTQAHYSLHVRKFCRKKNVSLMDNVKENDENSMHLPGISTLKKHTINIKQNNLEFCNVCNCLFSSSVKETHKSFCEKCAVDTSENIKDLDHITSNMDLDNVIAVCVLCVLPFDDPQAFANHMLACHKSAINSVSLQKTSNGSTVHCTACNSLFFCPDAMEDHSSFCSNPSCCDFDADSVTDILKAASKLENLIAACISCSLAFDNIQNFNEHMLSHQEPNSNSDLQSSLNELQVSSSDGIIESASVDVNNVLSFGDLEQVSAQIENSNTNDNNPSEILDSSSSQLPDEVVWTITNSSGANLSSDFEEDGMIEPIDKLRNDFSQLFCILINDSELMQQLGFGEQPVDDVLAKVLQQMGQNPALKDSQTSDIDCFRKNIQTLLDFCLKDQIMELIGSGKTSTDEIVAEALKIFTAEKTPATVAE, encoded by the coding sequence atggaaacaaaaaagaaatctttaaatatggCCAGTCTAAAAAATTTACCTACAACTGAAAAAAGATGCAATAAATGTGGTTTTGTGACATTTTGCTTGCGTGTGCTGTACAGCCACAGATATAAATGTGAAGGCAAACTATTAGGATCATTAATATGTTGttactgtaaaagaaaatttaattacttatcatTATTCAAAACTCATAGAAAGACTTGTGTGAAATTTCAccacaataaaaaattgttgtacAAGccgaaattcaaaaatttaatagctaaaaaatgtagaaaatctaATGAGGAAAGAGATCCATCTAAACTATCTATTATTTCATGTGctgattgtttgaaaattttctcatCAAAGCAAGACTACGATGTGCATGTGAAAAAAGGTTTTTGCGAACTTAAGAACTTAGTTAAAAAGCAAACCTTTTCAGctagaaaatcattttcaaaagtaCAACCAGAAATAGAAGAATGTTTATCAGATGTAGATGCCTTTCCACTAAATGATAGTCTTCCATTCAGCATGTCTGTCAAAAAGAAAAGGTTTGTTTCTGAGCTACCAGTTTCTGGAGTTTCATgcaaatggtgtaaaaatatttatcctacAAAGGAAATCCTtcaaaaacatttgaagaaaaattatcagTGTGCTCTTCAACAAAATTCATTTACTCCTTATAAAGAGACTTATAAAGCAAGAAAATCTTTTGGTTCAAAGGAACCTGTTGTTGCACGAAAGTCATTTTCTCATATGACTCCTAGGATCATATTGCCTTCATTCAGTTACACACCTTCTGGTGGATCTGCAAGGAAATCTTTATCCAACTCAAAgaaacgatttttgaaaaatttgagatCTCCTTCAATGAGCACAATGACAGTTTTAAACCAGTGCCCAATTTGTTATGTATCATTTTCTGATTCATTTGAGTTTTTCCAACATCAGAAGAGACTTAATCATTGGGGGAAAGCAACTAAATCAATTAATAGTTTTTGTAAGTGTCCATTCTGTGAGAAACAATTTTTCCATATTCGTGCACGTAATGCTCACCTTCGAAACCATGCAGATAAATCTGTAGAAGAAATTGAATCCTTTTTAAAAAGTAGCACTTGTAATATATGCTCGAAAATTTTTGTCTCTGAAACAGCAAAATACCAGCATATGAAATTAGAACATTCAAAATCACTTTTTGATATCGATTCCAAAGAAAATCGCAACAATAAGCAATCTTTATTACCTCTTGTAATCAAGCAGAAACTAAAAGAATATCCTAACACTTGCCCCATTTGTTCAAAGAATTTTCCTTCAACTTTTTCTCGTGataagcattttaagaaaaaacatcTGGATTCAGAATTAGAATGCAAGTTTTGTCCTCAGCGATATAACAGCGTTGAAGATTTAGAATATCATATGCAAAAAGCTCACTACAATAGCTTTAAATTTGAATGTCTTGCTTGTAAAATCAATTTAGCAACTGCCCCACATGTTGTTCTGCATGTTACAAAACTTCATGCTGACCAAGATCCGAAAAAGATTATCCGATCTAGAGATAATGATTCTGCACTTTTTGATGAACAGGGTTTTTCTTCCTATATGCCAAGGAACAATCGAAATAAACAGGCCGAATTCTATTGTGACATATGCAAAGTTAGTTTTCAAAGACTATGTGGCCTGCAAAGCCATCGGCAGTCCAAATCACATCGTGACACTGTAGTGAAAAATTTGGATTCTATGCATAAATCCCTGTCAGATTTACCCCCATCTCCTCCACCAGTTCCAAAAAAGAAAGTTAAGCATCCTGAAATTTTAACATGTAGTGAATGCTTAGAGGAATTCACTACTGTTAAAGATTTCGTACCACATCGGTTGAGTCATTTTGGTGTTCACGGTAAATATCTGAAGATAAATGAGGAAAATCTGTATACTTGTGAAATTTGTGGGGAAGTATCTAATAGTCATTCTAAGGTTCAGTTACACTTATTCTGGCATTTACAGGTTGAATCTACTTCCACTGAGAAAAATCCTGTAACTGTTAAAGGCAAAAATGATCCTATAGTTCCAGATAGACTGAGTGGACAACATGTTGCAAAAAAGTCATTTGCTAAACAGAATTCCGAATCTCAACAAGAAGTGGTCATTGGTGGGGTGAAAAAGCCTCTCTTCACTTGTGAAAATTGCAACATAGGATTTACTACTCAAGCTCATTACAGCTTACATGTTcgtaaattttgtagaaaaaagaaTGTATCGTTGATGGATAATGTGAAAGAGAATGATGAAAATTCTATGCATTTACCAGGAATCAGTACACTAAAGAAGCATACaatcaatataaaacaaaataatttagaattctgCAATGTTTGtaactgtttattttcttcatctgTTAAAGAAACGCACAAAAGTTTTTGTGAAAAATGTGCTGTAGatacttctgaaaatatcaagGATTTAGATCATATAACTTCTAATATGGACCTTGATAATGTTATAGCTGTTTGTGTCTTGTGTGTGTTACCATTTGATGATCCACAAGCATTTGCTAATCATATGCTTGCATGCCATAAATCTGCAATAAATAGTGTTTCTCTGCAAAAAACTAGTAATGGATCTACAGTACACTGCACAGCATGTAATTCTTTGTTCTTTTGCCCTGATGCTATGGAAGATCATAGCAGTTTTTGCAGCAATCCTTCCTGTTGTGATTTTGATGCAGATTCAGTCACTGATATTCTGAAAGCTGCATCAAAACTTGAAAATCTTATAGCAGCTTGTATTTCTTGTTCTTTAGCTTTtgataatattcagaattttaatgaacATATGTTGTCACACCAAGAGCCCAATTCAAACAGTGACTTACAAAGTTCATTAAATGAACTTCAAGTCTCAAGTAGTGATGGAATAATTGAATCTGCATCTGTTGATGTAAATAATGTTCTTTCTTTTGGTGACTTAGAGCAAGTATCTGCACAAATTGAAAATAGCAATACAAATGATAATAATCCATCTGAGATTTTGGATTCTTCCAGTTCACAACTACCAGATGAAGTTGTATGGACAATAACCAATTCTTCAGGAGCCAATCTGTCATCAGATTTTGAAGAAGATGGTATGATAGAGCCAATAGATAAACTGAGGAACGATTTTTCACAACTGTTctgtatattaataaatgattcagAATTAATGCAACAATTAGGATTTGGTGAACAGCCTGTTGATGATGTTTTAGCAAAAGTTTTACAGCAGATGGGCCAAAATCCCGCTCTGAAGGACAGCCAAACTTCAGATATTGATTGCTTTCGTAAGAATATTCAAACacttttagatttttgtttaaaagatcaaataatggAACTTATAGGAAGTGGAAAAACTTCCACTGACGAGATTGTAGCTGAAGCTCTCAAAATCTTCACTGCCGAAAAAACTCCTGCAACTGTTGCAGAATAA